TTCTTCAAGGGGAATGTCCAGTACAAATATGACCCCAACTTCATACATGTCGTCTCCATAAGGCCTGCTGATGATCTGCTGGAATGTGAAAAGGAGGCAAGCAATGACACACTGATGAAGGGGAGATAATCTAAGTATAGTGCCCCCCCATAGGAtgctgataatgatgatgaaaatatacgtgctctgtgtgtggtgtgtgtgtgtgtgatatatcCAGCAATAACAATAGTTACGTATTGCACGCAAATTTCAGTGTGCTGACGCAACTATTTGAGTGgttaagccaatagagccctgttagagggcgaagcctgtgtgaaatagaaccaCAAGTTCCGCAACTAAAGGGAACTGATGAACAATGCAAGGAAGTGGTTAAAAGTATTACTTGAGTACGTAATACACTGCTGCAATAATGGCATTTTATATTAAGGtactgttttttctgtgttgtggTTGATTTTGAAGTTGATGGTACAAAGTCATTCTCCCCCTcaagagaaaaatggaaaatgtattttatggCTCTTTCTTTTTGCACCACTGGGAATTTGTGGTTCATTGGGTCACACACCTTTCGAGTGCAAAACTGCTAAGACACCTAATatttgttcaataaataaatcttaCAAAGGAATTTGGTGCAACTGTTTTTATTACAGCACACTTATCCTGTCTGAGTTGCTGAAGACACTgttgttggtcaacttacctgatACAATACATTGCGCAACGAGGACGGTACAGTTCTCCTCAGTGTCCAATATTAGGACATAGTGACTAAAATGTAGTTTTCCACTAACACTGGTCTACAAACTGGTTATACGTTATTACAAATATTTAAGGATGCAAAATAACAGCCTATAGTAGACACAAGAAAATGTGCATGCAACCAGTCTCCTATCAAGAGAAAAACAATCACTTTTTCTATGCAGTACAGTACCTCAGAATATGCTGCAGAATAAATTGACCTATATATGAAATCACAGGAATTTTTGCCAGAAAAACTGATGAAGCCagaactattattattatgtgactCATATCCAAGCACGTAATCGCCATAACTTGTTGGATGGGCTTTGGTATGGGTCTACAAGACAAGTTTTAGTTTTGCATGGAAGGTAACTAGGCCTTTTTGTTTGTAATGACATAGAGGAGACAGCTCATGAGTGAAGGGTCAGACACTTTGCTTCATGGCAGATAAGGCTTAGAAAAACTTAGGTAGAGGGAGTAAAGAATATCATTCGCAACAACCCtaaaaaacagattcaaattAAAAGATGCAAttaaaaatacaacaataatTCTCAAATATATAGCTCCaaccaagtaaaaaaaaaaatcattcaagTCTGCAGGTCTATTGCAGAAGGGTGGTTTTGACTAAGCGCTTCCTCAAGACATTGCAGTGTCTATTATTAGGAAATATGACCAAATGACCAAAATGTAGTTTTCTACGAACACTGGTCTACAAACTGCTGTTGAATTGCTCGGAGCcaatacagtaaaacacacaacatccaTTATCCACATTATCCACTTTACCATTACCACCTGTATGAGTTCCTCCCAGGTATTCACTTCAATTGTCAAATATTATTATCAACATCTACGTGCAAACTTCCATATCAATCATTTTATACTTTCACTGCAGTACCTAATGCTTAGTATATGTACAACATCAGTTGTTTCAACAAATACataacatattattattattattattattattattattattattattattattattattattattattatcatcatataGTGCTATATCAAATAGTATGTATTATACATCTGCAATTGGATCACCAAAAgttatacatgtatttttttcatgGGGGATTCATGGGATTACTATAACCTTCATGATTCAATGACAAACTGTGTTCACGACAATCATGAACGTGTCATACCATAATTACAGTATCTTGTTATGGGAAACTTTGTGGTTCGCTGAGCAATCACAGCCTTACTTCCTCTGTCGTCCATAAATTTCATGACTCACTGACTCAAGAAGGTAGTTGCTCAACACGACTGGTCCTCCGCGTCTCTATATAGATGCTGCCTCcagcacagaaacacaagtCACACTCGACGAGGAAACATGAAGTCTTTCAATCTGTGCATTCTTCTAAGCCTGGCAGTCACAGTTTACTGTGTGCCGATATCGCAAATTACTGTGGAAGATGAGCTTCTTGCAGAGGTAAGGTATCCTCACTATATATTCTCACTGTTTTGCTATAAAGATGTGTTCAACACGTGCATTTGAAAACTTTTCTACGAATTCTCAATGTTTTGTTCTTATAGACAAATGAGGATCTTATGTGACTGCTAAGTACTGTAGTGTACAGTGTTAACATACTATACATGCAGATCAGCTCCCCTTCTATCTTCATGCAATGCATGTctgttctgcagctgctgcattaTCTAACCATCTAACCCTTGTTCTTTCTTGCAGAGCTACCTGAAGAATTTCTTCAACCTGACACAGGAGACGGGTCCGGTGGCCAGAGGGGGGATCAGCCAGGTGAGCGAGAAGCTCAGTGAGATGCAGCGCTTCTTTGGCCTCCAGATCACCGGCATGTTGGATGCTGAGACCGTGGAGATAATGAAGAAGCCCCGCTGTGGCGTTCCAGATGGCAAAATTGCCCATTTCTCCACCTATGGAAGCACCTTAAAGTGGGAAAAACACAGCCTTACCTACAGGTGAGTGATctaaaaagagagaggcagagagaagcaaaTTTTAGACATTACATATAATTgactattttattatatatctgactgtttttctgtcctATAGGATTGAGAACTACACCCCTGACATGTCCATGTCTGAGGTAGATGACTCCATAGAGAAAGCTCTGCAGGTTTGGGCCAAAGTCACTCCCCTGAGATTCACAAGAATCTATAGTGGCACCGCTGACATCATGATCTCCTTTGGACGCCAATGTAAGTACAAAATAACTTTCCACTTGTCCCATCAAAGTCACAGTTTTATACCCCAATTGAAAAGTGGTCTATGAAGTAGCTATTGGACAATAAGTCTTTACAGCCaccttgatgtttttttcacagtttttgATGAGTAGAAGAAGTGTTGAAAACACTGTCTTCATGTCAGCTCCATTTCTTGGTGGTTGTTTCCCAAGAAGCACCTGAACGACTCTAATTATTTCTGTGCCTTCACTTACATTGGAGCACAGCTAATCAATCTCAGTTCTAAGATACATTTGGGAAATCCAGTTCTGCACTGTTAGTTGTCACAGCAATAAGCGCAGGAGCAAAAAGCATCTGTTAAATAGCTACTCTTTCACTACTGGCTCTTTCCTATTTGCAAAAGCTGACAGGCATTTGTTCTTGTTTACAGCGCATGGTGATGGATACCCCTTTGATGGCCCTGATGGCACCCTTGCCCATGCCTTTGCCCCGTCCTCTGGCATCGGAGGAGACGCCCATTTTGACGAAGATGAGACCTTCACCTTCCGCTCAAACACAGGTGAGTTCTGCCACAGACAAACTCTATCCTAGCAGATTCTTCTGCGCTGTCAATGTGCATCTTGACATGATAATCGCTCATCACTCGGCAGAGCTGTAACACAACTGTAATTTTGCGTTTCCCACTGCAGGCTACGTCCTCTTCATTGTAGCAGCCCACGAGTTTGGCCACTCCCTGGGCTTGGCTCACTCCGAAGACCCCGGCGCTCTCATGCACCCTGTGTACAGCTTCAGAAACCCTGACACCTTTGTCCTGCCCCAGGATGACGTCAACGGCATCCAGTCTCTCTATGGTTAGTCGTCACCGCCTGGTTCACTGTAGCCTGTTTCCGCAAAACTGAACTCTTACGAGGTCACGCCTGAGCCTGGAGCACTTCATGCTCTCGATATGGCTTTGTTGCTGAGTGATGCAGAGCTCTCTAAATACTCGATGACTGATTTCATTTGACCTCCAGGTCCAAACTCTGATGAGGATTCCAATGAGCCTGGACCCAcgcaccccaccacccccaatGCCTGTGATTCAACCATGGTCCTGGACGCTGTCGCCACCCTGCGAGGAGAGATGTTCTTCTTCAAAGACAGGTATGCTAGACATTGAATGACCAAGAATATGAAAGCAAAATAGATGAGAATGACATTGTTTTCTCTAGATTGGGAGAACTGGCTGATGTACTAAAGTTGTCATGTGGTGGCGTTGTCTGTTCTCAGCTTCTTCTGGCGTAACTACCCACAGAGCACGACGCCTCAGCAGAGTCTCATCACCAATTTCTGGCCCAGCGCCCCTGTCAACATCGACGCCGCTTACGAAAGCCGCCAATCAGACAGAGTCATGCTCTTTAAAGGCATGAGTGCTCATAATCGTCCTAAGGCACCTACCCTGTAACCATTTCAAAGTCTGCATTAGTGCATTGGCTGATAACTCTTTTCTTTCCGTGCCTCAACAGGTCGCAAAGTCTGGGCCTTCTCTGGCTATAATGTTGTGCGTGGCTATCCCAAAGAACTCACCAGTGTCGGTCTGCCCAGAAGCGTGGAGAAAGTCGATGCTGCCCTCTATGATGAGGAAACTCGCAAGACATTATTCTTTGTCGGCAAACACTACTACAGGTATGTCCAAACCGTGTGTTAATTACACTCGACTGAGTTAGGTATTATCTATAACTTACCCTGATGTCTGAATGGTAGTGAATCAGCCTAATTcatgtctgttttctttttagttACGATGAGGCCAAAGGCACTATGGACCAGGGATTCCCCAAACTGGTGGAGCAGACCTTCTCAGGCCTGACCACCAAGGTGACTGCAGCTTTCCAGTACAGAAGTGAGTGGCATTCAAAACCGATCTGAGTTTCCCAAGTCAAGTGTATGGAAATGAGAAGGTGTTCACAGCGTTTTGGACATAGGAACCCTCTCTGAAACTTATCAGCCTATAAACAGCACAGTAATTAACAGTGTGCCTTCGTTCCCCAGGCTTTACCTACATCTACAGCGGGCCCTACATGTTCGAGTACAGCCTGAGCGGCAGGCTGTACCGTATGCTGGGGAACGACTACTTCCTGCACTGCACGAACTTCTAGACCATCTGACTACATTAGTCGCTTACAAAGCCTCTGTGAATGACAATGAATGTTCCAGAGAGTCCAAATGTGtctattatttttaatattatgtTTTATCAAATCTAATTACATTGTTACACATATTTATGTaaacatatatttttatatgtatttggATCTACATTGCTGttgttattcttattttatttcattttataatcCAAagatatgaatgtatgtatgtatgtatttaaacaagcacagatcctgtacagacccacggcgtgtgtgttcaattcaattcaatgcactgaagcatgaATCCAGCTGATCAAATAGGTCACGTCATATATTTATACT
This region of Centroberyx gerrardi isolate f3 chromosome 23, fCenGer3.hap1.cur.20231027, whole genome shotgun sequence genomic DNA includes:
- the LOC139931432 gene encoding collagenase 3-like produces the protein MKSFNLCILLSLAVTVYCVPISQITVEDELLAESYLKNFFNLTQETGPVARGGISQVSEKLSEMQRFFGLQITGMLDAETVEIMKKPRCGVPDGKIAHFSTYGSTLKWEKHSLTYRIENYTPDMSMSEVDDSIEKALQVWAKVTPLRFTRIYSGTADIMISFGRQSHGDGYPFDGPDGTLAHAFAPSSGIGGDAHFDEDETFTFRSNTGYVLFIVAAHEFGHSLGLAHSEDPGALMHPVYSFRNPDTFVLPQDDVNGIQSLYGPNSDEDSNEPGPTHPTTPNACDSTMVLDAVATLRGEMFFFKDSFFWRNYPQSTTPQQSLITNFWPSAPVNIDAAYESRQSDRVMLFKGRKVWAFSGYNVVRGYPKELTSVGLPRSVEKVDAALYDEETRKTLFFVGKHYYSYDEAKGTMDQGFPKLVEQTFSGLTTKVTAAFQYRSFTYIYSGPYMFEYSLSGRLYRMLGNDYFLHCTNF